The genomic region ATCAATTCGGGTTTGCGCATCATACGGTATTGGGTGGTTTTTGTGAATTGTGATGGTCCAATCACAGTCCTCATAGGCAGTAGGGAGTTAATGGATTACGCAGAGCCCATACTGAGGGATTTCTTCGGTTCAGCATATAGATATGCGAGGGCCGTTGTTGATTATGGAGTTGGTTCTGTGGCACTGGCTGTTATTAATGAATCGGGCGTTGGCGCTGCCGTTTATTACAGCGTTAACGTTGGTGCAGTTAGATTATGCGTTATTTATTACATAGCCGTTGTTGATGAATGCAGGGGTTTAGGTATTGGTAAGGTCCTAATGAGTACTATTGAGGAGGTTTGCACGGACTCTGATATCTACATCGCCACTACCTGGTTCGGTAATGAGCCTGCCGATAGGCTCTATAGGTCGCTGGGTTACGTTGGTTATACATGGGATGAGTTAAGGAGGTTAATTGGTAGGAGGGCCGTTGATAGGCTGCTCAAGGCTACCTGTGGTTATGATGACGACATGGCCTACGTAAAGCCTGTTATTGCAGGTAATGATGCATTGGATATTCTTAGACATATCATTGAGGGTGGGGATAACGATGTTAATAGGCTTTGGCGCGAAACATGCTTAGGTGTTTGGCTTAGGATTAGGGCTGGTCTTCGGTGAACTCCTTGCCTCACCCCTACTTAGTTTTTTAAGTAATAACCATTTATTTTTAGTGGAGAATATGCCAAAGGGGAGGAAGAAGGTGCAGGAGCAGGAAGTTGAGGAAGAGAAGGAAGAACCTGTTGAGGAGATCGAGGATACGGGCGAGGAAGGCGGTGAGAAGGGTACTGTTGTTACGGCAACAGTTAGTGGTTATCCTGTAATTGATGTTGAGGAAATTGAGGGCGTCGGTAGAGTCACTGCTCAGAAGCTTAGGGAGGCTGGTTATAACACGGCTAGGGACGTGGCCTTCGCGAGTGTCAAGGAGCTTGCCGAGATACTTGGTAGTGAGGACAGGGCTAAGCAAATAATTGCCGCTGCCCAGAAGCTCATTGGCTTAACGCCATTCATAACGGCCTACGAGCTTTACGAGAAGAGGAGAGGTATTAGGAGGATTAGCACTGGCGTTAAGTCACTTGATGAGCTACTTGGTGGTGGTATTGAGACTAAGGCCATCACGGAGCTCGTTGGTGAGTTCGGTAGTGGTAAGACGCAGCTTTGTCATCAACTGAGTGTTATGGTTCAATTGCCCGAGGATAAGGGTGGCTTGAAGGCCAAGGCCTTATATGTCGATACCGAGAACACCTTCAGGCCCGAGAGGATAATGCAGATGGCTAAGTACAGGGGTTTAGATCCGCAGGAGGCCCTTAAGAATATTTTATATGCCAGGGCTTACAACAGTGATCATCAAATGATGATTATTGAGGAGAGTAAGAAGATTATTGAGAAGGAGAACATCGGCCTAATAGTCATTGACTCATTGGTAGCCCACTTCAGGAGTGAGTACCCGGGCAGGGAGAATCTTGCCGAGAGACAGCAGAAGCTTAACCACCACATTGCCCAGCTGCTTAGGATTGCGGATATATACAACGTGGCCGTCGTCGTCACCAACCAAGTGGTTGCGCAGCCGGATGTCTTCTTCGGGAACCCACTAAAGCCCGCTGGCGGTAATGTAATTGCTCATGGGGCCACGTATAGGGTTTGGCTGAGGAAGGGTAAGGAGAATGTCAGGATCGCCAAGATTTTTGACTCGCCATACCACCCTGAGAGGGAGGTTACGTTTAGGATCACCGAGGAGGGTGTTGTTGACTAAAATTAATCGCCATAAAACACTTGCTTAGGTGCATATGTCATACTTCATGATTAAAACTATTTAATTAAGGTAATTATGAGGGTTTTGATGGGCTTTGTTAAGGTTAGGGCTGGCATATTCAATCCAGCGGCGCCGGAGAGGACTGTGGAGGTTGACGGTATTGTAGATACTGGCGCGATCTATACCGTTATACGTAGAGACATACTTGAGGGACTTGGGATAAAACCAAGTAGGAGAAGAAGGTTTAAGGCGTTTGGTGGTTATGTGGAGCGTGATGTTGGTGATGCAGGCCTTATACTCATGGGTGAAAGGAGGGTTGTACCCGTAATATTCGGTGAGACTGAGGATACGATGGTGATCGGCGTAACCGCACTCGAGATTTTCGGGCTTGAGGTGGACCCAGTCAGGGGAACGCTTAAGGAGGCCGAATTACTCCTGCTTTAATTCCTCCTCCACAATCAATCTTCATTAGAAGATATCGAGTCTCTCAATCAGCGAATCCTCATCACCCAAGTACTTAATGTCAATCCTCTTCTCAAAACTAATCAACTCAAAGTTAAGCCCTAAATCTCTGGCATACCTATAAACCTCCATCAACTCCTCCCTACTCGGTCTCCTAGCCAACTCCCTGAATTCTGGGTTGAACCTCGGTGAGTTTGGGTCTGTCTCGTTCTCCGGCCTGTACTGATCCATTATGTTAACCAAGACCCCAGGCATGTTATCGGCGATCCACTTAAGCACGGGCTTTGAATCATCCTCGACGTGGCCAGGCATTACCAAGTGCCTAATTATCATGTCCTCACCCCAATCATAGACAAGCTTATGATTCCTCGAGACAACCTCGAAGTACCTCGGCACCCTGGATATTCTAAAGGCGCATTTGTCATTGCCGTACTTGAAATCAGGGAGCCAACGTAAACTTTGGTGAATCATGAACATAAAGCGTACGTGACGTATTTATAAGTTCTAATGAGAATTAGAAGCCGATATTTAGTGATGAGAATGGGGAATGCATTTGTAGGACATAATAATGTGGAAGACATCGTATTAATAATAAAGGATAGGTTGAAAAAGGCTATTGGCTCTACACAGTTTAATGACGTCGAATTTAATGAAAGTAGGTACTTCCTTAAGCAGAAGCTACCTAACAAGACATATGAAATCAGCTTAAACGATCTCGAAAATTTGCGCTTCGTAATGTCAATTCATAATCACAGTGTCGCTTACATGAATAACTTAGCCCACTTATTGTTAGACGCGCTTGAAGTGGAGCAATATGATGTTGAAGTGACGAGCAGTGACGTTAAAATAATACCTAAGGTAAATGATAATGACCTTAAAGATGCATACATAATTGCTTCCTCGATTAACACAGTGATGATATTAATTAGGAATATCTATACGGACGTAAAAATAATCAATAGTTCGGGCTTATCAATATTTGATGTAATTCAATCAGTGGCTGGTCTGTTACTCGATGGTTCAGTAGTTAGGGGAAAATTACATATACGTCCACAAGTCCAGAGCTGGTTGCCTCTGCCATGCCAATACTTTCTGACTTCGTGTACGCAATAGGTGGTGCATCACGCCGCATCAATTTCCAAATCCACGGCGCCACGCTGACGGTAGATGGGGAATTACATCCAAATTATGCATTGATGACACCACTAATCAAGGGCTTAGGCTCTCATAGAAAGGACACCTTCATGAGATTAATAGCCACAGATACAAGTCTGCTCTTTGCATATGCCGCAGATGGAACGGGAAGCTACAATGGAGGGCAACATGTTGGCTATGCAGTATCGAACGCCTATAAAATCAATGATGTGCCGGCCCCCGTCTGGCTTGCGAATAGAATTAATGAAATAACTGGGCTATCCATTAAATACGTTTACAGTTTCGTAATACGCTTTGATGAAGAGGACGGACGCATATTTGCCTGGCTAATCCTACGCAGCCTCTCAAATATTAATAATACGGCAATTAGGTTACCACTTACGTTATTCTATAGAATTAGCGACTTAATTAAGCACGCAGTGCTATCGCATCACGGCAAAGCGCTATCGCAAATCATTATACGAATGCCCTTAGCAAATAATGCGTTTAAAGAAGCTAAGTTGCACGTCGAGTATTACGCTACGTATAGATTTAACGTTGGTTCGTCATTCGCTGAAGAGGCGAGGCAATTCGTAGAACTAGTAAACTCCATCCTTAAGGAGTTCGGAATAAATGAGCATTTGAAATACTACTTCTATACTGGTAAGGGTCTATCGATTACCGTTTCTAAGAACGTGATCCCCGCGTTACTAGGCATTGCGGACTTCGCAATCGTGCCTCAGTCCAGCGACCTCATAAACGCAATTAATAATGCGGACAAAGCCAGGCGCAAGGCATATGAAGTATTCCAGTACTTCGAAAGGAAGGGCGATTTATTGGAATACCTAAATTACGTCAAGTATTACGGAAACCCGTACAGCCATCCGTACAGCTTCTCCTCAGAAAGCACCAATTTAACATAACCCTTTCCTCGATATGCATTCGAGCATTTTATACCTTAGCTTAACAACGTAAGTATTAAGAGATGATGCTTGCTCTGGCAAAGCAATTAGTAAGTCTATCAAGGTAACCAAAAACGATGAATAATGTTCTCCTAAGCCTAGGCGCAGCGATGTAATAGCCAAAGAGAATAGGTAAGAGATTCTATTATTTTTATTAATTTCGTCTAATCAATTAGTAAGTTTTGCTCGCTGGAGCAATAAGCCCAGCCAGATATCCATCAATACCCTGAGTAATTTTGTGGCATTTACCGTCATGTAGAAATTGCTATTCCATAGCATTGGCACGTTTAGGTCATTCCCGTAAAACGCCCAGTTCCTGGAGAAGTTGTAGGGTATGAAGTCTGCCTTAACAGAAAGTACGGCATCGTACTCCTCATCACTCAACTCATCAAGGACCTTAATGCCATCACGTGCGATCAACCTTATAGCCTCCGCAACGTTGTGAAGGTGTGGTGTGGGTTCACCACCGACCCAGTTAATGTTGTGGACTCCCTCAAGCCTGAGGATGATTGCGGTCGAGGCTATTTGTCTTGGGTTCATAACGACTCCATTAAACCTATCCCTGCTTATGTCAGCGTTTTGGCAGAAGGCGCATCGGAGATTGCAGGATGTGAAGAATATGGTCCCGGAACCCATCACGCCGCGCAGTGGTAATTCCTCACCAAGGTGGTGAAAGTACGTGGATACTCGACTCGTGGAATCAAGCATGCATACGCCAAGCCTCCTGCCGCTCGTCCTATCAACCCTACAACGCCACTCACAGAATTCACAATGCTTAATCATTCTTTTCGTGATCTCGGCAATTAGGTCTAGTAGTGATGGTGATGCCTTAGGCATGCCCTTAATATCCACCTCATTGTTCCTGACCCTG from Vulcanisaeta distributa DSM 14429 harbors:
- a CDS encoding GNAT family N-acetyltransferase, whose translation is MNCDGPITVLIGSRELMDYAEPILRDFFGSAYRYARAVVDYGVGSVALAVINESGVGAAVYYSVNVGAVRLCVIYYIAVVDECRGLGIGKVLMSTIEEVCTDSDIYIATTWFGNEPADRLYRSLGYVGYTWDELRRLIGRRAVDRLLKATCGYDDDMAYVKPVIAGNDALDILRHIIEGGDNDVNRLWRETCLGVWLRIRAGLR
- the radA gene encoding DNA repair and recombination protein RadA, with translation MPKGRKKVQEQEVEEEKEEPVEEIEDTGEEGGEKGTVVTATVSGYPVIDVEEIEGVGRVTAQKLREAGYNTARDVAFASVKELAEILGSEDRAKQIIAAAQKLIGLTPFITAYELYEKRRGIRRISTGVKSLDELLGGGIETKAITELVGEFGSGKTQLCHQLSVMVQLPEDKGGLKAKALYVDTENTFRPERIMQMAKYRGLDPQEALKNILYARAYNSDHQMMIIEESKKIIEKENIGLIVIDSLVAHFRSEYPGRENLAERQQKLNHHIAQLLRIADIYNVAVVVTNQVVAQPDVFFGNPLKPAGGNVIAHGATYRVWLRKGKENVRIAKIFDSPYHPEREVTFRITEEGVVD
- a CDS encoding aspartyl protease family protein; protein product: MGFVKVRAGIFNPAAPERTVEVDGIVDTGAIYTVIRRDILEGLGIKPSRRRRFKAFGGYVERDVGDAGLILMGERRVVPVIFGETEDTMVIGVTALEIFGLEVDPVRGTLKEAELLLL
- a CDS encoding radical SAM protein, with product MINFSRLWIWKYIRDKLPWYYEVAINRKPAKYLIAARIPVNEKLTELSESELWREFDRTLNDFLELWRRVRNNEVDIKGMPKASPSLLDLIAEITKRMIKHCEFCEWRCRVDRTSGRRLGVCMLDSTSRVSTYFHHLGEELPLRGVMGSGTIFFTSCNLRCAFCQNADISRDRFNGVVMNPRQIASTAIILRLEGVHNINWVGGEPTPHLHNVAEAIRLIARDGIKVLDELSDEEYDAVLSVKADFIPYNFSRNWAFYGNDLNVPMLWNSNFYMTVNATKLLRVLMDIWLGLLLQRAKLTN